A single Crateriforma conspicua DNA region contains:
- the rsmA gene encoding 16S rRNA (adenine(1518)-N(6)/adenine(1519)-N(6))-dimethyltransferase RsmA, translating into MSEPSRQTATYLSRRLTAAGLKPLSRFGQNFLIDLNLVDLIANSAELTKDDVALEIGTGVGSLTQRLSDRAGAVLSVEIDNHLFELAGEELADRSNVKLIHGDALKNKNTLRDEIMLNVRQAMSQLGENARFMLVANLPYNVATPIISNLMLETPPPDRIVVTIQKELADRIMAVPSTKDYGALSVWLQAISDPTLVRVLSPKVFWPRPKVHSAILRLDLDRQRYESFEDLRYFHDTTRALFFHRRKFLRSVVVSAMKGRLEKADVDEVLADLGHDETTRAEAMAVPEIVRLVEAIRVAEDAKSENV; encoded by the coding sequence TTGTCCGAACCGTCGCGTCAAACCGCCACCTATCTGTCACGCCGTCTGACCGCGGCCGGCCTGAAACCGCTGAGCCGTTTCGGCCAGAATTTCTTGATCGATTTGAACTTGGTCGACCTGATCGCCAATTCAGCCGAATTGACCAAGGATGACGTGGCGCTGGAAATCGGCACCGGTGTGGGATCGCTGACCCAGCGGCTGTCGGACCGTGCCGGTGCGGTGTTGTCGGTGGAGATCGACAATCACTTGTTCGAACTGGCCGGTGAAGAATTGGCGGATCGCTCCAACGTCAAACTGATTCACGGCGACGCGCTGAAGAACAAAAACACGCTGCGCGACGAAATCATGTTGAACGTCCGCCAAGCGATGTCACAGCTGGGCGAAAACGCTAGGTTCATGCTGGTCGCCAATCTGCCCTACAACGTGGCGACGCCGATCATCAGCAATCTGATGTTGGAAACGCCGCCGCCGGACCGAATCGTCGTGACGATTCAAAAAGAATTGGCCGATCGCATCATGGCGGTGCCGTCGACCAAGGATTACGGCGCGCTGTCGGTGTGGTTGCAAGCGATCAGTGATCCGACGTTGGTTCGTGTGCTGTCGCCCAAGGTGTTCTGGCCGCGTCCCAAAGTCCATTCGGCAATCTTGCGGTTGGATCTGGATCGCCAGCGCTACGAAAGCTTCGAAGACTTGCGTTACTTTCACGACACCACGCGAGCGTTGTTCTTTCACCGCCGCAAGTTTTTGCGCAGCGTCGTCGTCAGCGCGATGAAAGGCCGGTTGGAAAAGGCGGACGTCGACGAAGTGTTGGCGGACCTGGGCCATGACGAAACGACACGTGCCGAAGCGATGGCCGTGCCCGAAATCGTGCGGCTGGTCGAAGCGATCCGCGTTGCCGAAGACGCCAAATCAGAAAACGTTTGA
- the pyrH gene encoding UMP kinase: MTSEPMSDPNLRYRRVILKLSGESLADAGQRGISGEELSAIAAQVKQAHESGCQIAVVVGGGNILRGAQFSGSNAVVQEATAHYMGMLATVMNSVAMQDALESIGCPTRVMAALRIDRVCESFIRRRAIRHLEKGRVIVLAAGIGSPFVTTDTAAAQRALELDADIVLKATRVDGVYSDDPEKNPHAVLYESLSYKEVVEKNLRVMDATAIALCREHDKPILVFNFKTDGNIVRAVRGDNVGTRISV; the protein is encoded by the coding sequence ATGACCAGCGAACCGATGTCGGATCCGAATTTGCGATACCGCCGCGTGATTTTGAAACTCAGCGGCGAAAGCCTGGCCGACGCGGGACAGCGTGGGATCAGCGGTGAAGAACTCAGTGCGATTGCGGCCCAAGTCAAACAGGCCCACGAATCTGGTTGCCAAATCGCCGTCGTCGTCGGCGGTGGGAACATCCTGCGTGGCGCCCAGTTTTCCGGCAGCAACGCGGTCGTCCAAGAAGCCACCGCCCACTACATGGGCATGCTGGCGACGGTGATGAACAGCGTTGCGATGCAGGACGCTTTGGAATCCATCGGTTGCCCGACTCGCGTCATGGCCGCGCTGCGGATCGATCGCGTTTGCGAAAGCTTCATCCGCCGGCGCGCCATTCGTCATCTGGAAAAGGGACGCGTCATCGTGCTGGCCGCCGGCATCGGCAGCCCCTTTGTGACCACCGACACGGCGGCCGCCCAGCGGGCACTGGAATTGGATGCCGACATCGTCTTGAAAGCCACTCGAGTGGACGGCGTTTACAGCGATGATCCGGAAAAGAACCCCCATGCGGTTCTGTACGAATCGCTGTCTTACAAAGAAGTCGTCGAAAAGAACTTAAGGGTCATGGATGCGACGGCGATCGCGTTGTGCCGCGAACACGATAAACCGATCCTGGTGTTCAACTTCAAAACCGACGGCAACATCGTCCGCGCCGTCCGCGGCGACAACGTGGGCACCCGCATCAGCGTCTAG
- the rpsB gene encoding 30S ribosomal protein S2, translating to MIEAGVHFGHRTSLWNPKMAPYIFGRKNQIHVLDIRETLRGLLRAKKYLSQVAAGGSLILFVGTKRQAGEAIESESLRCGMPFVSERWLGGTLTNFRTIRSRLGRLEELETLRSGDEINNYSKKMQSSLTREYRKMYRNLNGLRTMNRLPEAMFIVDPGKERNAVREAKRLGITTVALIDTDSDPSQIDLPIPGNDDGIRSIELILHQLADAVNQGKGQAQTEAATSGQAQPAAEAQPAAAAPAPEATPES from the coding sequence ATGATCGAAGCCGGTGTCCACTTCGGTCACCGCACCAGCCTTTGGAACCCGAAGATGGCACCGTACATCTTCGGCCGCAAGAACCAGATCCACGTGCTGGATATCCGCGAAACCCTGCGTGGTTTGTTGCGGGCCAAGAAATACCTGAGCCAAGTCGCCGCCGGCGGCAGTCTGATCCTGTTCGTGGGAACCAAACGTCAAGCCGGCGAAGCGATCGAAAGCGAATCGCTGCGTTGCGGCATGCCTTTCGTCAGCGAACGTTGGTTGGGTGGCACGTTGACCAATTTCCGTACCATCCGCAGCCGACTGGGTCGTCTGGAAGAATTGGAAACCCTGCGTAGCGGCGATGAAATCAATAACTACAGCAAAAAGATGCAGTCGTCGCTGACTCGCGAGTACCGCAAGATGTACCGCAACCTGAATGGTTTGCGGACCATGAACCGCTTGCCCGAAGCGATGTTCATTGTCGACCCCGGCAAGGAACGCAACGCGGTGCGCGAAGCCAAGCGTTTGGGCATCACCACGGTTGCCCTGATCGATACCGACAGCGATCCGTCGCAAATCGATTTGCCGATCCCCGGCAACGATGACGGGATCCGCAGCATCGAGTTGATCCTGCACCAACTGGCCGACGCGGTAAACCAAGGCAAGGGCCAAGCCCAAACCGAAGCCGCCACCTCCGGCCAAGCTCAGCCGGCTGCCGAAGCACAGCCCGCTGCTGCCGCACCGGCCCCCGAAGCCACCCCGGAATCGTAA
- a CDS encoding prepilin peptidase has translation MLQPFIELPLIVRWIILALLGLGGGVLANHVIYTWCWFPRPISPWRRRDRASEPNEAKPTAFAATDRIPLFGWLIRSRRDASAFGRWFWVRPLMIELGLMIALPAYYQYTCVAGGMLPESFRDAATVNNLAGYLNWIYLAHALLLILMTAATFIDFDEQTIPDLITIPGTLIALTMATASPWIFMPALVPGAGGVPASFRPITFSLPDLPADPKWFTSTGWWTAIAIWSGWCFALSHRRVILRKGWAKAVEFFLAGLVRYPTWKLLMAMWLVGLVAISGVYLMREEIWGGIAWTGLLTSLFGLAVGGSVVWAIRIVASAAMGVEAMGFGDVTLMAMIGAFVGWQASIAAFFLSPIAAIAIVLVQYAITRESRVPFGPYLCAGTVLTMLFWDRIYAGYLESVLITLGPSLLWFALSMCGLLGVMLFVWGLIKKAAFQ, from the coding sequence GTGCTGCAGCCATTCATCGAACTGCCACTGATTGTTCGCTGGATCATCCTGGCCCTTCTGGGGCTGGGCGGCGGCGTGCTGGCTAATCACGTGATTTACACCTGGTGTTGGTTCCCGCGTCCGATCAGCCCGTGGCGGCGAAGAGACCGGGCGTCAGAGCCGAACGAAGCCAAACCAACCGCCTTCGCGGCGACCGACCGGATTCCCTTGTTCGGATGGCTGATCCGATCCCGTCGTGATGCGTCGGCCTTTGGACGCTGGTTTTGGGTGCGGCCGTTGATGATCGAATTGGGGCTGATGATCGCCCTGCCGGCTTACTACCAATACACCTGTGTGGCCGGTGGCATGTTGCCGGAATCGTTCCGTGATGCGGCCACCGTGAACAATCTGGCCGGCTATTTGAATTGGATCTATCTGGCCCACGCGTTGTTGTTGATCTTGATGACCGCGGCGACGTTCATCGATTTTGACGAGCAAACGATCCCCGACTTGATCACCATTCCGGGCACGCTGATCGCCCTGACCATGGCAACGGCGTCACCTTGGATCTTCATGCCCGCACTGGTTCCCGGTGCCGGAGGCGTCCCGGCCAGTTTTCGTCCGATCACTTTCAGCCTGCCCGATCTGCCGGCCGATCCCAAGTGGTTCACGTCGACCGGATGGTGGACCGCGATTGCGATATGGTCGGGCTGGTGCTTTGCCCTGTCACACCGCCGCGTGATCTTGCGCAAAGGCTGGGCGAAAGCCGTAGAGTTTTTCTTGGCCGGCCTGGTCCGCTATCCGACATGGAAGTTGTTGATGGCCATGTGGCTGGTCGGACTGGTGGCAATCAGCGGCGTGTACTTGATGCGAGAAGAAATTTGGGGCGGCATCGCTTGGACCGGACTGTTGACGTCACTGTTCGGCTTGGCCGTGGGCGGGTCCGTTGTGTGGGCCATCCGCATCGTTGCCTCCGCCGCCATGGGTGTCGAAGCGATGGGCTTTGGCGACGTGACATTGATGGCGATGATCGGCGCCTTCGTCGGCTGGCAAGCTTCGATCGCCGCGTTCTTTTTGTCGCCGATTGCGGCAATCGCCATCGTCTTGGTCCAGTACGCGATCACGCGGGAATCCCGTGTGCCTTTCGGTCCCTACCTTTGTGCGGGGACCGTGCTGACGATGCTGTTTTGGGATCGCATTTATGCGGGGTACCTGGAATCAGTGTTGATCACGCTGGGCCCGTCACTGTTGTGGTTCGCCCTATCGATGTGTGGGCTGTTAGGCGTGATGCTGTTCGTCTGGGGACTGATCAAGAAAGCCGCCTTTCAATGA
- a CDS encoding HDOD domain-containing protein gives MSTATQNTSLEEVFRSDLLPALPTSAIRLLQLSQRSDAGPPEFARPIEADPGLMGQVLKFVNSSYFGFSREITSIQQALTLVGTRAITNFALWNAVFSVIPNPKFGPFDLKGLWQDSLRRAVFARKLGRTLKLANAEELFAGALLQDMAIPLLLKELPAQYETLVERRVAEGRRLSGLEREMFGWDHAEAAAMLAKRWNLPEDFVDLIGQHTELDELLSGGESRLPAACVALASMLPSCTDEAWTEFELFHAGFNRLCDLDLDALEALLTEVDESTAEFAPLLKLPTPKMTLVEFVSA, from the coding sequence ATGTCGACCGCCACCCAGAACACGTCGCTTGAAGAAGTCTTCCGCAGCGATCTGCTGCCCGCGCTGCCCACCAGTGCGATCCGGTTGCTTCAGCTTTCGCAACGCAGCGATGCGGGGCCGCCCGAGTTTGCTCGGCCGATCGAAGCCGACCCGGGACTGATGGGACAAGTCTTGAAATTCGTCAACTCGTCGTACTTCGGGTTCAGCCGTGAAATCACCAGCATCCAACAAGCGTTGACTTTGGTCGGCACCCGAGCGATCACGAACTTCGCGCTCTGGAACGCCGTGTTCAGCGTCATTCCGAACCCGAAATTTGGTCCGTTCGATCTGAAAGGCTTGTGGCAAGATTCGCTTCGCCGCGCCGTGTTCGCTCGCAAACTGGGCCGCACGTTGAAGCTGGCCAACGCGGAAGAGTTGTTCGCCGGTGCGTTGTTGCAGGACATGGCGATCCCGCTGTTGTTGAAGGAATTGCCGGCGCAGTACGAAACGCTGGTCGAACGACGCGTCGCCGAAGGCCGACGGCTGAGTGGCCTGGAGCGTGAGATGTTCGGCTGGGACCACGCCGAGGCCGCGGCGATGTTGGCCAAGCGTTGGAATCTGCCCGAAGATTTTGTCGATCTGATCGGCCAGCACACCGAACTGGATGAATTGCTCAGTGGTGGCGAATCGCGATTGCCCGCCGCTTGCGTGGCGTTGGCTTCGATGTTGCCGTCGTGCACCGACGAAGCGTGGACCGAATTCGAGCTATTCCACGCCGGTTTCAATCGCCTGTGCGATTTGGACCTGGACGCACTTGAGGCTCTGTTGACCGAGGTTGATGAGTCGACCGCGGAGTTCGCGCCCCTGTTGAAGTTGCCGACGCCAAAGATGACCCTGGTCGAATTCGTCTCGGCCTAG
- the tsf gene encoding translation elongation factor Ts, with the protein MTISAKAVAELRKTTGAGMMDCKKALEESGGDIDGALEYLRKKGQKVAEKRADRDANEGVVAIVTDDNKALVLALSCETDFVAKNESFVELATDIAKTALANGASTADEVSAMTYGDNTVAERLVQETGKIGEKIEVSDCQVIEGDNIATYVHAGSKIGVLVAYKDGGKDGASDFFRSVAMHIAAMKPQILHPSEFDPEFVAKETEALRAQIIAENELNEKENLGKPQKNVPQYASRSQLTPEVLAATEDAIKAELKAEGKPEKIWDKIVPGKLERFIADNTLLDQERCLLSQFFALDDSKTVETAVKEFHPDAEVIAFRRVAVG; encoded by the coding sequence ATGACGATTTCTGCTAAGGCGGTTGCCGAACTGCGCAAGACAACCGGCGCCGGAATGATGGACTGCAAGAAGGCGTTGGAAGAATCCGGCGGCGACATCGATGGCGCACTGGAATACCTTCGCAAGAAGGGCCAAAAGGTTGCCGAAAAGCGTGCCGACCGTGACGCCAACGAAGGCGTCGTGGCCATCGTGACCGACGACAACAAGGCGTTGGTGTTGGCACTTAGCTGCGAAACCGACTTCGTTGCCAAGAACGAATCGTTCGTCGAATTGGCCACCGACATCGCCAAGACCGCCCTGGCCAATGGCGCGTCCACCGCCGACGAAGTCAGCGCGATGACCTATGGCGACAACACCGTGGCCGAACGTTTGGTCCAGGAAACGGGCAAGATCGGTGAAAAGATCGAAGTCAGCGATTGCCAAGTGATCGAAGGTGACAACATCGCCACCTACGTCCACGCCGGCAGCAAGATCGGCGTCCTGGTCGCTTACAAGGACGGCGGCAAAGACGGTGCCAGCGATTTCTTCCGCAGCGTTGCCATGCACATCGCCGCGATGAAGCCGCAGATTTTGCACCCCAGCGAATTCGATCCGGAATTCGTCGCCAAGGAAACCGAGGCTCTGCGGGCACAAATCATCGCCGAGAACGAGCTGAACGAAAAAGAAAATCTGGGCAAGCCGCAGAAGAACGTGCCCCAGTACGCCAGCCGCAGCCAATTGACCCCCGAAGTCTTGGCGGCGACCGAGGATGCGATCAAAGCCGAACTGAAAGCCGAAGGCAAACCGGAAAAGATCTGGGACAAGATCGTGCCCGGAAAGCTGGAACGCTTCATCGCCGACAACACCTTGCTGGACCAAGAACGCTGCTTGCTTAGCCAGTTCTTCGCGCTCGACGACAGCAAGACCGTCGAAACCGCGGTCAAGGAATTTCATCCCGACGCCGAAGTGATCGCGTTCCGCCGCGTCGCCGTCGGCTGA
- the eno gene encoding phosphopyruvate hydratase, whose amino-acid sequence MTLIEAIHARQILDSRGNPTVECDVMLEDGAVGRAAVPSGASTGVHEAWELRDGDKSFFMGKGVSQAVENVNTTIAEALQGMDATDQAAVDHRMLELDGTPNKKNLGANAILGVSLAVAHAAASSTDQQLYRYLGGAGARMLPAPMMNIINGGEHADNSVDVQEFMVMPLGFDRFSDALRCGTEIFHNLKKVLSGKGYNTAVGDEGGFAPDLKSNQEALDVIMQAIDQAGYKAGEQVWIALDAASTEFYDADAKQYSIDGKKLSGDEMVDFLADWCSKYPICSIEDGCSEDDWETWKKLTDKIGDKVQLVGDDLFVTNVERLQRGIDEGIGNSILIKVNQIGTLTETIDAIHLAGRNGYTSVTSHRSGETEDSTIADLAVALSTGQIKTGSASRSDRMAKYNQLLRIEEALGDHALYGGPLFAAKLKG is encoded by the coding sequence ATGACTCTGATCGAAGCCATCCACGCACGGCAAATTCTGGACAGCCGCGGCAACCCGACCGTCGAATGTGACGTCATGTTGGAAGACGGTGCCGTCGGCCGCGCCGCGGTGCCCAGCGGTGCCAGCACCGGTGTCCACGAAGCTTGGGAACTGCGTGACGGCGACAAGTCGTTCTTCATGGGCAAAGGCGTTTCGCAAGCGGTTGAAAACGTCAACACCACGATCGCCGAAGCCCTGCAAGGCATGGACGCGACCGACCAAGCCGCCGTCGACCATCGCATGTTGGAACTGGACGGCACGCCGAACAAGAAAAACTTGGGCGCCAACGCGATCCTGGGTGTTTCGCTGGCCGTCGCCCACGCCGCCGCTTCGTCGACCGACCAACAACTGTATCGCTACCTGGGCGGTGCCGGCGCCCGCATGTTGCCCGCCCCGATGATGAACATCATCAACGGTGGTGAACACGCCGACAACAGCGTCGACGTTCAAGAATTCATGGTCATGCCCCTGGGCTTTGACCGCTTCAGCGACGCGCTTCGCTGCGGCACGGAGATCTTCCACAACCTGAAAAAGGTCTTGTCGGGCAAGGGTTACAACACCGCCGTGGGTGACGAAGGCGGTTTCGCGCCGGACTTGAAGAGCAACCAGGAAGCTCTGGACGTCATCATGCAAGCGATCGACCAAGCGGGCTACAAAGCCGGCGAACAAGTCTGGATCGCTTTGGATGCCGCGTCGACCGAGTTCTATGACGCCGATGCCAAGCAATACTCGATCGATGGCAAAAAGCTGTCGGGCGACGAAATGGTCGACTTCTTGGCCGACTGGTGCAGCAAGTACCCGATCTGCAGCATCGAAGACGGTTGCAGCGAAGACGACTGGGAAACCTGGAAGAAGCTGACCGACAAGATCGGCGACAAGGTTCAATTGGTCGGCGACGATTTGTTCGTCACCAACGTCGAACGGCTGCAACGCGGGATCGACGAAGGCATCGGCAACAGCATCCTGATCAAGGTCAACCAGATCGGAACGCTGACCGAAACCATCGACGCGATCCATTTGGCCGGCCGTAACGGTTACACCTCGGTGACCAGCCACCGCAGTGGTGAAACCGAAGATTCGACCATCGCCGATTTGGCCGTGGCTCTGTCGACCGGACAAATCAAGACCGGTTCGGCCAGCCGTAGTGACCGGATGGCGAAGTACAACCAATTGCTTCGTATCGAAGAAGCCTTGGGCGATCACGCCCTGTACGGTGGCCCGCTGTTTGCTGCCAAACTGAAGGGCTAG
- the polX gene encoding DNA polymerase/3'-5' exonuclease PolX, translating into MDNAGIAAAFDEIAELMEFRGENPFRIRAYSNGARAIRDLDESVQSILADPDRDLAKVPGIGKTLVEKCQTLIDTGSLPALEKLRDQVPDVLIQIARIPGLGAKKAVKLQQELNIQSLDDLRKACQTDEVANLKGFGKKTQASILDGLQIAQASAERIYWSEGDSLARAIGRHMEQCEGIETMQWAGSYRRGKETIGDLDLLVVAEKDSPENRNAVMDHFEAYADRTQTIGRGETKVSIRVGKAFQVDMRMVAPEQFGAALQYFTGSQAHNIHTRRLAKERGLKINEYGVFRDGEDQPIAGNTEEGVYEAIGLPWIAPELREDRQEFQWASSDQLPDLIDVDDIVGDLHMHTNATDGTATLREMADAAIERGLKYIAITDHSQRVTMAGGLDPDRLLEQWAMIDDIRSEYDGRLVILKGIECDILEKGGMDLPDDVLAQGDWIIASVHYGQKQPRDQITERILGAIENPHVDCIAHPTGRLINRRPPYEVDMDAVLHAAKEHDTIMELNANPARLDLNDVHVAAAKKLGVPIVISTDAHSTGGLDVMRFGICQARRGGLTKDDVVNTLSWAKFRKLVKA; encoded by the coding sequence ATGGACAACGCAGGCATCGCGGCCGCATTCGACGAAATCGCGGAGCTGATGGAATTCCGCGGCGAAAACCCGTTCCGCATCCGAGCCTATTCCAACGGGGCGCGAGCGATTCGCGATCTGGACGAATCCGTCCAGTCGATTCTTGCCGATCCCGATCGTGATCTGGCGAAAGTCCCGGGAATTGGAAAAACGCTGGTCGAAAAGTGCCAGACGTTGATCGACACGGGGTCATTGCCGGCTTTGGAAAAGCTTCGCGATCAAGTCCCCGATGTGCTGATTCAAATCGCACGGATTCCCGGACTGGGGGCCAAGAAAGCGGTCAAGCTGCAACAGGAATTGAACATCCAGTCGCTGGATGATTTGCGTAAAGCCTGCCAGACCGACGAAGTCGCCAACCTGAAAGGCTTCGGCAAGAAAACGCAAGCATCGATCCTGGACGGTCTTCAGATCGCCCAAGCGTCGGCCGAACGCATCTACTGGTCCGAGGGCGATTCGCTGGCTAGGGCGATCGGTCGGCACATGGAACAGTGCGAAGGGATCGAAACGATGCAGTGGGCGGGCAGCTATCGACGCGGCAAAGAAACCATCGGCGATTTGGACTTGCTGGTCGTCGCCGAAAAAGATTCGCCCGAAAATCGAAACGCGGTGATGGATCACTTCGAAGCCTACGCCGACCGCACCCAAACGATCGGGCGCGGCGAAACGAAGGTGTCGATTCGTGTCGGCAAAGCCTTTCAAGTCGACATGCGAATGGTTGCACCAGAGCAGTTCGGTGCGGCACTGCAGTATTTTACGGGTTCCCAAGCCCACAACATTCATACGCGGCGGTTGGCCAAAGAACGCGGGCTGAAGATCAACGAATATGGCGTCTTTCGCGACGGCGAAGATCAGCCGATCGCGGGAAACACCGAAGAAGGTGTCTATGAAGCCATCGGGTTGCCATGGATTGCACCGGAGCTGCGTGAAGACCGCCAGGAATTCCAGTGGGCGTCGTCCGATCAGTTGCCCGACTTGATCGATGTGGACGACATCGTGGGCGACCTGCACATGCACACCAATGCCACCGATGGTACGGCGACGCTGCGGGAAATGGCCGACGCGGCGATCGAACGCGGATTGAAGTACATCGCGATCACCGATCACAGTCAGCGGGTGACGATGGCCGGCGGGCTGGATCCCGATCGGCTGTTGGAACAATGGGCGATGATCGATGACATTCGGTCGGAATACGACGGACGGTTGGTGATCTTGAAGGGCATCGAATGTGACATCTTGGAAAAGGGCGGTATGGATTTGCCCGATGATGTTCTGGCCCAAGGCGACTGGATCATTGCCAGCGTTCACTACGGACAGAAACAGCCTCGCGACCAGATCACCGAACGAATTTTAGGAGCGATCGAAAACCCACACGTCGACTGCATCGCGCACCCGACCGGCCGTCTGATCAACCGGCGTCCGCCCTACGAAGTCGACATGGACGCGGTGCTGCATGCCGCCAAGGAGCACGACACGATCATGGAATTGAACGCCAATCCGGCTCGTTTGGATCTAAACGATGTGCACGTGGCGGCCGCAAAGAAGTTGGGCGTGCCGATCGTGATCAGCACGGATGCCCACAGCACCGGTGGGTTGGATGTGATGCGGTTCGGGATCTGTCAGGCGCGTCGCGGTGGTCTGACCAAGGACGACGTGGTCAACACGTTGTCGTGGGCAAAGTTTCGCAAGCTTGTGAAGGCTTGA
- a CDS encoding 3-keto-disaccharide hydrolase — protein MRFPVALSVSITRGLSGVMLALLFYSAFLGIYTPASADDGDWQSLFDGKTLSGWHVRCRPEDNDKRGYWRVEDGVILAQGKSPDRHHYIWLLTDKEYDDFELKLKVQTFADCKGNSGVQVRSRYDDDAFWLDGPQIDIHPAGPWRSGFIYDETRSRKVWLWPDVGRPANAKPEHAPEGWTWQHAGDSDHWNDIRIVCRGTQVQSFVNGIKVADLDGRGILDDADHRRLNVGVKGHIGLQIHPGQDIHLRFKDIHIRTIRGQASFPSPVPPN, from the coding sequence ATGAGATTTCCCGTGGCATTATCGGTATCGATCACGCGTGGCTTGTCCGGCGTCATGCTGGCCCTGCTGTTTTATTCCGCATTCCTTGGCATCTACACTCCCGCGTCGGCGGACGACGGTGATTGGCAATCGCTGTTCGACGGCAAAACGCTGTCCGGATGGCACGTCCGATGTCGTCCCGAAGACAACGACAAACGTGGTTATTGGCGAGTCGAAGACGGCGTGATCTTGGCGCAGGGCAAGTCACCCGATCGGCATCACTACATCTGGTTGTTGACCGACAAAGAATACGACGACTTTGAATTGAAACTGAAAGTCCAGACCTTTGCCGACTGCAAGGGCAACAGTGGTGTTCAAGTCCGCAGCCGTTATGACGATGACGCGTTTTGGCTGGACGGCCCCCAGATCGACATTCACCCGGCCGGTCCCTGGCGCAGCGGATTCATCTACGACGAAACCCGCAGTCGAAAAGTCTGGCTGTGGCCCGACGTTGGACGTCCCGCCAACGCCAAACCCGAACATGCCCCCGAGGGTTGGACGTGGCAACACGCGGGCGATTCCGATCACTGGAACGACATCCGCATTGTATGCCGGGGGACTCAGGTGCAATCCTTTGTCAACGGCATCAAAGTCGCGGACTTGGACGGCCGCGGCATCCTGGACGACGCCGATCACCGACGCCTGAACGTCGGCGTGAAAGGCCACATCGGCCTACAAATCCATCCCGGCCAAGACATCCACCTCCGCTTCAAAGACATCCACATCCGAACAATAAGGGGTCAGGCCTCTTTTCCTTCTCCCGTGCCGCCGAACTGA
- a CDS encoding riboflavin synthase: protein MFTGIVESLGRIAKITDQPPGKLFSIDAGELAKGAAIGDSVAINGCCLTVVAIDGGVLGFEAGEETLSRTNLGAQEVGSRVNLERALAVGDRLGGHYVTGHVDELGTLLDRREDPPWAFLRFGVSKKLSSQIADKGSIAIDGVSLTVVDADPDSFTVALIPHTLEVTTLGFRNVGDKVNLESDVLAKYVQRSLITGVKGPDVPGESSD from the coding sequence ATGTTTACCGGGATCGTCGAATCGCTGGGCCGCATTGCAAAAATCACCGACCAGCCGCCGGGAAAACTGTTTTCGATCGACGCCGGTGAATTGGCCAAAGGGGCGGCGATCGGCGATAGCGTCGCGATCAATGGTTGTTGTTTGACCGTTGTCGCCATCGACGGTGGCGTGTTGGGATTCGAAGCGGGCGAAGAAACCCTGTCCCGAACCAACCTGGGGGCCCAAGAGGTCGGCAGCCGAGTCAACCTGGAACGCGCCCTGGCGGTCGGCGATCGCTTGGGGGGACACTATGTCACAGGTCACGTGGACGAATTGGGCACCTTGCTGGATCGTCGCGAAGACCCGCCGTGGGCTTTTTTAAGATTCGGCGTGTCGAAAAAACTGTCCTCGCAAATCGCCGACAAAGGCAGCATCGCGATCGACGGCGTCAGCCTAACCGTGGTCGACGCGGACCCCGATTCGTTCACCGTCGCCTTGATCCCACACACCCTGGAAGTCACCACACTGGGATTTCGCAACGTGGGCGACAAAGTGAACTTGGAAAGCGATGTGTTGGCGAAGTATGTCCAGCGCAGCCTGATCACCGGTGTCAAAGGCCCCGATGTCCCCGGCGAATCATCCGATTAG
- the tmk gene encoding dTMP kinase: MFITLDGIDGVGKSTQIARLAEHLTSLGQDVLTVRDPGSTDIGSKLRSLLLDSDLTMHRRTEAMLFMASRCEMVETIIRPALDAGRWVISDRFLLSTVVYQSVGGDVPPDLLWKLGEAANDWLCPDVTILLDMPAEASMRRLDRPADRMESRGLDYLETVRQAFLDQLPHSSPRNVVIDADRDIDAVTDDVLALFASQAST, translated from the coding sequence ATGTTCATCACTCTTGACGGCATCGACGGTGTCGGAAAATCCACCCAGATCGCCCGCTTGGCAGAACACCTGACATCGCTGGGGCAGGACGTGTTGACCGTGCGTGATCCCGGCAGCACGGACATCGGATCCAAGTTGCGATCGTTGCTTTTGGACAGTGATCTGACCATGCACCGGCGGACCGAAGCGATGCTGTTCATGGCCAGCCGCTGTGAAATGGTGGAAACCATCATCCGCCCCGCTCTGGACGCAGGACGTTGGGTGATCAGCGACCGTTTTTTGTTGTCGACCGTTGTCTATCAAAGTGTCGGAGGTGATGTTCCGCCGGACTTGCTGTGGAAACTGGGCGAAGCCGCCAACGATTGGCTGTGCCCCGATGTGACGATCCTGTTGGACATGCCCGCCGAAGCATCGATGCGGCGACTCGATCGCCCCGCCGACCGCATGGAATCACGCGGGCTGGATTACCTGGAAACCGTCCGGCAAGCGTTCCTGGATCAACTGCCCCACAGCAGCCCTCGCAACGTCGTCATCGACGCCGATCGTGATATCGACGCGGTGACCGACGACGTGTTGGCGCTGTTTGCGTCCCAGGCGTCGACCTGA